DNA from Tsuneonella dongtanensis:
CCAGACCTCGACCAGGGCGGTCAGCACTTCGCGCAGGAACCGGGCGCGGTTCTCCGCCGGACCGCCGTACTCATCGGTGCGCAGGTTGGTGCTGTCGCGCAGGAACTGGTCGACGAGATAACCATTCGCGCCGTGCAACTGGACCCCGTCGAACCCGGCGGCCTTCGCGTTCTCGGCGGCCTTGCGATAGTCGCCCACCACCCGGGCGATCTCCTCGACCGAAAGTTCTCGCGCCTGGGCATGCTCCTGCCGTCCCTTGAAGGTGTGCGCATGGCCCGGAGCCTTGGTGGCGCTCGCCGAGACGGGCGGGTTGCCGCCGAGGAAATCGGGGTGGACCAGCCGGCCCATGTGCCAGAGCTGGAGGACGATCGTGCCGCCGGCGTCGTGGACCGCCTGAGTCACCGGCTTCCATCCCTCGACCTGTTCGTCGCTCCAGATGCCGGGCGCGGCGGGCCAGCCGGCTCCTTCGACACTGATCCCGGTCGCCTCGGAAATGATGAGGCCGGCCCCGGCACGCTGGCGGTAGTATTCGACCATCATCTCGTTGGGGATCGATCCGGGCTGGGTCGAGCGCCCGCGGGTCAGCGGCGCCATGAGAATCCGGTTCTTTGCGTGGATCGCGCCGAGCTCGATCGGCTGGAAGAGCGTGTCGTGCATGGCAGGCCTTTTCTTGCTGGTTTCGTTTCGCAACGGAGCTAGTGGCGGGAAATGGCGAGTTCAACCGAGGCTGTCGACAAGATTAGCTATACCGGCGGCGCATGGCACTTGGCCGCGCTGCTGGCCGGCAACGTCGCGCTCGCGCTCGGTCCTTGGCTGGTGCGGCTGACCGACACCGGGCCGGTCGCTGCCGGGTTCTGGCGAATGCTCCTGCCCCTGCCGCTCTTCGCGCTGCTCGCATGGCGGGAGCGGGGCACCAGCAAGGCGACGCCGCGCACCGTCGTCGTGCTCCTCGCGGCAGGCGCGTTCTTCGCGGCGGACCTTGCCTGCTGGCACATCGGGATCGAGCAGACGCGGCTCGGCAATGCGACGCTGTTCGGCAACGCTGGCAGCATTCTGATGATGGTCTGGGGCCTGTTCGCTCTCCGCCGGGCACCGGCGCGCATGGAGTGGATCGCCTTCGCGGCGGCGATCGGCGGCGCGGCCATCCTCATGGGGCGCAGCCTCGAGATCTCGACCTCGACGCTGGTGGGCGATCTGTTCTGCCTCGCCGCGGGGGTGTTCTATGTCTTCTATCTCGTCCCAGCCCAGGCGGCGCGGGCGACGCTGGGGCAGTGGAGCGTCCTCACGCTGGTCAGCGCGGCGGCGGCGCCTGCGCTTCTCGGCATCGCGCTCGCGCTCGGCGAGCCGATCTGGCCTGGTCCGGCGGGCTGGACCCCGGTTTTCGCGCTGGCGCTATCGAGCCAGATCGTCGGGCAGGGCCTGCTCGTCTACTCGATGAAGCATTTCCCCCCGCTCGTCGTCGGCATGGCGCTATTGACCCAGCCCGCAATCGCCGCTGCGGTCGGCTGGCTCGCGTTCGGCGAGGTGCTGGCCGGAGCGGACATTCTCGGCATGGCGCTGGTCAGCGCCGCACTCGTTCTTGCGCGGACCCGGGCGCCGGTCGGACCGCGGGTGCGCGCACCCTGACGCTCAGCGGGCCTCGAAGGCCCGCTCGAAACCGACGTAGCGCGCCTCGACGTCCTGCAAGTCGGGACCGACAAGGCGTTCGCGGGCCTGTTCGAGCAACCGCCGTCCTTCCGTCCTGAGCAGCGCAACCCGGCTCTCGTCGTCGATCGGCAGGCTCGCATGGTGAAGCGTGTCGAACATGACCTGCGCCGCGTTGGGGCTGGTCGCGACGGCGCTGCGCACATTGCCGAAGCCGCGCTTGAGGTAATGGGCGAAATCGTCCGGCAGCGGATAGACATACTTCGCGTCGGCCTCGTTCCGCGCATTCTTGCGCAAGTCGCGCGTGCCCAGATCGGCGGTCGCCGCGCCGAGCCAATGGAGCGCAGTGATCGCGGTGAAAGGGTCGTTGATCCCCGGCGACAGGGCTCTCAGCGCGATTTCCACCAGTTCGTCGATCAGGAACTGCGGGTCCTGCTTGGGCGTGCGGGTAGCGCCGAGGATGAAGGCGTCGGTCACGCTCCTTTCGACCGCGTCGATATCGACTTCGCCCGACACTTCGGCGAGCGCCATGCCGGGATGCACGAAATCGCCCGTGCGGACTTTCAGAGCGAAGGAGCAGCCATGCTTCTCCGACAATTTGCCGAGGTCCTCGAAATCGACCAGCTGCACATAGCCCGTGCCGCGGGCCATGACCGGCCTGCCGGCGGGCTGGCTCTCGGGTTCCGCGGCGGTGTTGGGCTCGGGATATTCCTCGCGCACCTGATCGAGCAGGCGGCGGCCGATCCCCTCGAGCACGGTATTGATCCTGATCGAGCTGGGCACGTGGTTGAGGAAGTAGACCAGCACTGCGACCGACAGGGCCATCAGGCCGTAGGCGACGAGCAGCGACAATTGCGGCACGAAGCCGGGCAGCGCCGTCGACGCGGCATCCTGCGCGCTGGCGGCCACTTCGTCTTCGGCGCGGACCGTGCGCAGGACCGTGATCGCGTAGACGAAGGTGCCGATGAACGTCGCGAGGCTGAGCTGGTTGCCCTTGTCCTCCATGAAGTTCGTGAGCAGGCGCGGGCCGTAGGTTCCGCTGGCATAGGCGACCGCCGCGATGGTGATCGAGAACACCGTCGAAGCGACACCGATCATCGACCCTGCGATGACGGTGAGCATGTTGGAGGCCCCGTCCGGCCGCGCGGGTACGATCTGCGGAACCTGGTTGAGCCACTCGGCGAAACCGTTGCGGTCGAGCCAGATCAGCGTGAACGCGAGCGCGGCCCCAACGAGCGAGAACAGCGCCGGATAGAACCAGTAGTTGGCGTTGAGCCGGGACCAGAGCCAGCGGATTTCGGCGGTCACGGCGTCAAATCTTGCCGAGGTCGCCCTTGCCCACCGTGCCGCTCGCCATCTCGAGCATGCGGTCTAGGCTCTTCTTGGCGGCGAGGCGCAGGCCTTCCTCGATCTCGATCCGCGGCTCCAGGTCGCGGAGCGCGACATAGAGCTTTTCCATCGTGTTGAGCGCCATGTACGGACAGATATTGCAGCTGCAGTTCCCGTCCGCGCCGGGTGCACCGATGAAGGTCTTCTCGGGCAGGGCCAGTTCCATCTGGTGCATGATGTGCGGCTCGGTCGCGACGATCAGCGTGTCGCCTTCGAAGGTCTTGGCGAATTGCAGGATGCCGCTGGTCGAACCGACGTAATCGGCGTGGTCGATGATCGAGGGCGGACATTCGGGGTGAGCGGCGACCGGCACGCCGGGGTGCTGCGCCTTGAGCTTGAGCAGCTCGGTTTCCGAAAATGCCTCGTGCACGATGCACACGCCCGGCCACAGCAGCATCTCGCGATCGAACTTGCGGCTGAGGTAACCGCCGAGGTGGCGGTCCGGGCCGAAGATGATCTTCTGCTCCTTTGGAATCTGGCTGAGTATGGTCTCGGCGCTAGAACTGGTGACGATCACGTCGGACAGCGCCTTCACCTCGGTCGAGCAGTTGATGTAGGTCAGCGCTATGTGATCGGGATGCGCCTCGCGGAAGGCCTTGAACTTTTCGGGCGGGCAGCTGTCCTCCAGGCTGCAACCCGCATCCATGTCGGGCAGCACCACGATCTTCTGGGGCGAAAGGATCTTGGCGGTATCGGCCATGAACTTGACCCCGCAGAACGCGATCACGTCGGCGTCGGTATCGGCGGCCTTGCGGGAAAGCTCGAGACTGTCGCCGACAAAGTCCGCGATGTCCTGGATAGCGGGCGTCTGGTAATAATGGGCGAGGATCACCGCGTTGCGCTCCTTGCGCAGGCGGTCGATCTCGGCGAGCAGGTCCTGCCCGGTCGGCGGCTTGGTCTCGACGCTCATCTCAACTCCATCTTGATCCCTTGCCACCCGAACACCGGGCGGCGGCGGTTCGTTCCGCGCGGCTTCGTGTCACACCTGTCACACAGTCCAGGGATAGTTCTGACGCCTCGTGCGCGAAAGCGTAATCCCGCAGTACGCGGTCGTCGCCTTGGCGGACCGCGAGTGGCAGGGCAAACGTTCAGGCAGCACCCACCCGACATGGCACGGCGGTGTCGATGTAGGAAAGCCTTTCGCGCCGCCGGACGCCGCGGCGTCAGCCTACATCGCGAAGCCGGGCGGCAGGAACGCTTCCATCGGCCGCTCGGCACCCGGAGTGCCGGCGACGAAATCGCGGGTGAAGGCCAGGCCCCATTCGCTGTAGGCGACGAGATCCGAGAGGATCTGCACGCCGACAACGAGACCGACGCCCCAGAACCAGGCGGGATGAATCGTCCCGTATCGCCTCTTGTCGGCAATCATGCCCATCACTGGGAACAGCATCGGCACTACGATCGATCCGATCCACCAGGCATATGGCATCAGGAGCGGCATCGGCAGGAGTCTCCCGAGGCCCGGGCCGAGCAGGATGGCGAAGCCGGTGAACATCAGGCGCCGGTGCCAGCCGGTGTTTGCGCGGACCACGATGGCCCAGATGGCCAGTGTCAGGAAGACGCCGAGCCCAGCGCTGTTGCTGATAAGGAACTGGTTCTGGTCGAAGAAGAATGGCCCGCCGGTTGTCTGGAGCGACGTGCGGGTGATGAGGATCGCCATGATCGCGACCAGCGGAATCAGCGGGAGCGAAAGCCACCCCAGCTTGCGGTGGAGTGCGCCGTTGCCCCTGAAAATCAGCGCGTTCTGGGCGAGGTAGAGCCCGATCCACGCGAGCATGACCCACGCGTGGAAGTGATAGAACCACGGAAGCGAAAAGCTCGATCGCCCCATCGCCAGATTGAAGCTGAAGCCCGCGATGATCAGCGCCGACATCACACAGGCCATGATGAAGAAGAATTTTCGTTCGGCGCGCTCGGTCGAAACCGGCGCGCTGCCCGAAGCCAAGGTCGCCATCGGGATGCCCTCCGTCCTGAATCCCGGAGGGGTGTTTACCAGTTTCGTTGGAAACCTTCTTGTAACGATGCGACGGGTCGGCAGAACCGCCGGTTATTGCCCCGGCTTCTCGCCTTCGAAACGGACGTTCACCTTCACATCGCCGTACCCTGCGACCTGCAGCGGGATCGCGAGGTTCTGGCGGATCGCGTCCTTCGCCGCCTGGCGCGCGAGTGCGAGGACCTCGGGATTCTTGGCGAACACCGCAGCCTTGCGCTCGGCCTGGAGCGAGTTGTTCTTGCTGAGGTCGCGCTGGGCATTCGCGGTGACCCAGTTGCCCTCGGTGAACACGCGTGCCCGTGCCTCGTCGAGGTTGGGGCGCGAGATGCGCAGCGGCGGCAGGACGACGCTCAACGTCTCGCTTCCCGCATCCCAGTCGAAGGCGTCGCGGTCCATATTGGCAAGGTCGAGGCGATAGGTGACGTCGGCCGGGATTATCGTTGCCTGCCGGCTCTTGAGCAGGTCGATGCCAAGCACGCCGCGGGTGTCCTCGCTTTCGGCGACGACCTCGAAACGGCTCGAGAAGACGTTGAGCGAATTCTGCTTCTCGAAAGCCAGCATGGCCGAGCCGACCGGATCGCCTTCCTCCTGATAGAAGAACGCACGCCAACCGAGCCAGGCTACGGCGGCGAGCAGGAGGATGACGAGGAGCCACGGCGTCGCCTGCACGCGGGTCAGCGGTCGCTCATCGACCACCGGCGTGCGCGGGTCTAGGTCGGTGCGGGTGGCGTCTACGGTCCGGTCCATACATCCCTCGAACGGCCGGCAAGGCCCCGGCGTTCCAGATCGAGGAGATGCGCCGTCACGCTCATCTCCGCTGCGCCCGCCAGGCGCGGGTCCAATCCCTTGTACATCCGCGGTACGAAGTCCGCTGCGGTGAGCGGCCCTTCGGACAGGATGCGCACGATCTGGTTCTCGCGCTGGCGGCGGTGGCCGATCATCCCGCGCACGAGCTGGCGAGGGTTGTCCACTTGCGCGCCGTGGGCAGGGTAATAGACCCGGTCCGGGCGGCCGTAGAGCTTGTCGAGGCTCGCCATGTAGGCGCCCATGTCCCCGTCGGGCGGGACGACGACGCTGGTCGACCAGCCCATCACGTGATCGCCGGTGAACAACGCGCCGCTTTCCTCGAGCGCGAAGCACAGGTGATTGGAGGTGTGCCCCGGCGTATGCACCGCGGTCAGCGTCCAGCCGGGGCCGGTCATGCCTTCGCCGTCGAGCAGCACGCGATCGGGCTCGTAGGTCCGGTCGAAGCTGGCGTCGGCGCGGGGGCCGCTGTCGTCGAGAACGAGCGGTGCGCAGCCTACGATCGGCGCACCCGTCGCCTCGGCCAGCGGCTTTGCGGCAGGCGAGTGGTCGCGGTGGGTGTGGGTGCACATGATCGCCGCCACCGTCCGCCCGCCGATGGCGTCCACGAGCGCGGCCAGGTGGCGCGGATCGTCGGGCCCCGGATCGATCACCGCGATCCGGTCCTCAGCGCCGACGATATAGGTCTGCGTCCCGGTGTACGTGTAGGGCGAGGGGTTGGGCGCGAGCACGCGCGCGACCAGCGGTTCGAGCTGCTCGACAGTGCCGGTGGGCCAGGGTTTGGGAGGCGGTCCAGCCATGCTCTTGCATATGGGGGCGGCTCTGCCGCATGTCACGCGTTCACGGGAGGATGCCTTGTCAGATCATGTTCTGGTGCTCGATTCGGGCACGACCTCGACCCGCGCGATCGCGTTCGACCTGTCGGGCCGGATCGCCGCCGTGGCGCAACGCGCGCTGACCCAGCACTATCCGCGGCCGGGCTGGGTGGAGCACGATCCGCAAGAGATCTGGCAGCATACGCTCGCCTGCGCACAGGAAGTGGTCGGCACGGTCGGTCACGAGCGGATCGCCGGCATCGGCATTACCAACCAGCGCGAAACGGTCGTCGCCTGGGATCGCGACAGCGGCGAGCCGCTCGCCCGCGCGATCGTGTGGCAGGACCGCCGGACCGCGGACTTCTGCGCCACCCTGCGCGATGCGGGGCAAGAAGACGAGGTCCAGCGCCGGACCGGACTGCTGCTCGATCCCTATTTCTCGGGCACGAAAATGCGCTGGATGCTCGAGAACGAAGGGCCGGTCCGCGCCGCGGCCGAGGCCGGGCGGCTGGCGTTCGGGACGGTTGAGAGCTGGCTGGTATGGAAGCTGTCGGGCGGCGCGCACCTGTCGGATGCGTCAAACGCCAGCCGGACGATGCTCCTCGCCCTCGACGAAGCACAGTTCGACGAAGGCCTGTGCGATCTTCTCGGTGTGCCGCGCGTCGCGCTTCCCGAAGTTGTCGATACGCAAGGACCGCTCGCCGAAACCACGCTGCTCGGCGGCCGACTGCCGATTGCGGGCCTGGCCGGCGATCAGCAGGCGGCGACGATCGGGCA
Protein-coding regions in this window:
- the nadA gene encoding quinolinate synthase NadA; this translates as MSVETKPPTGQDLLAEIDRLRKERNAVILAHYYQTPAIQDIADFVGDSLELSRKAADTDADVIAFCGVKFMADTAKILSPQKIVVLPDMDAGCSLEDSCPPEKFKAFREAHPDHIALTYINCSTEVKALSDVIVTSSSAETILSQIPKEQKIIFGPDRHLGGYLSRKFDREMLLWPGVCIVHEAFSETELLKLKAQHPGVPVAAHPECPPSIIDHADYVGSTSGILQFAKTFEGDTLIVATEPHIMHQMELALPEKTFIGAPGADGNCSCNICPYMALNTMEKLYVALRDLEPRIEIEEGLRLAAKKSLDRMLEMASGTVGKGDLGKI
- the glpK gene encoding glycerol kinase GlpK; amino-acid sequence: MSDHVLVLDSGTTSTRAIAFDLSGRIAAVAQRALTQHYPRPGWVEHDPQEIWQHTLACAQEVVGTVGHERIAGIGITNQRETVVAWDRDSGEPLARAIVWQDRRTADFCATLRDAGQEDEVQRRTGLLLDPYFSGTKMRWMLENEGPVRAAAEAGRLAFGTVESWLVWKLSGGAHLSDASNASRTMLLALDEAQFDEGLCDLLGVPRVALPEVVDTQGPLAETTLLGGRLPIAGLAGDQQAATIGQGCFAPGETKSTYGTGAFVLTNMGQALPRSEHRLLGTVLMQAGGARTYALEGSVFVAGSLIQWLRDSLGLIASAAETDALARSVDDSGGVTIVPALSGLGAPHWDAEARGVVTGLSFATGRAQLARAALEAMAHQTHDLASAFAADGARWGKLRIDGGMSANDWMAQDLADVLGVEVERPDMVETTALGAGMLAAVGTGLFASLADAAQSMRGAVRRFEPAMDQAVKDERLARWRKALEAV
- a CDS encoding DUF4230 domain-containing protein; this encodes MDRTVDATRTDLDPRTPVVDERPLTRVQATPWLLVILLLAAVAWLGWRAFFYQEEGDPVGSAMLAFEKQNSLNVFSSRFEVVAESEDTRGVLGIDLLKSRQATIIPADVTYRLDLANMDRDAFDWDAGSETLSVVLPPLRISRPNLDEARARVFTEGNWVTANAQRDLSKNNSLQAERKAAVFAKNPEVLALARQAAKDAIRQNLAIPLQVAGYGDVKVNVRFEGEKPGQ
- a CDS encoding MBL fold metallo-hydrolase, with the protein product MAGPPPKPWPTGTVEQLEPLVARVLAPNPSPYTYTGTQTYIVGAEDRIAVIDPGPDDPRHLAALVDAIGGRTVAAIMCTHTHRDHSPAAKPLAEATGAPIVGCAPLVLDDSGPRADASFDRTYEPDRVLLDGEGMTGPGWTLTAVHTPGHTSNHLCFALEESGALFTGDHVMGWSTSVVVPPDGDMGAYMASLDKLYGRPDRVYYPAHGAQVDNPRQLVRGMIGHRRQRENQIVRILSEGPLTAADFVPRMYKGLDPRLAGAAEMSVTAHLLDLERRGLAGRSRDVWTGP
- a CDS encoding DUF2254 domain-containing protein: MTAEIRWLWSRLNANYWFYPALFSLVGAALAFTLIWLDRNGFAEWLNQVPQIVPARPDGASNMLTVIAGSMIGVASTVFSITIAAVAYASGTYGPRLLTNFMEDKGNQLSLATFIGTFVYAITVLRTVRAEDEVAASAQDAASTALPGFVPQLSLLVAYGLMALSVAVLVYFLNHVPSSIRINTVLEGIGRRLLDQVREEYPEPNTAAEPESQPAGRPVMARGTGYVQLVDFEDLGKLSEKHGCSFALKVRTGDFVHPGMALAEVSGEVDIDAVERSVTDAFILGATRTPKQDPQFLIDELVEIALRALSPGINDPFTAITALHWLGAATADLGTRDLRKNARNEADAKYVYPLPDDFAHYLKRGFGNVRSAVATSPNAAQVMFDTLHHASLPIDDESRVALLRTEGRRLLEQARERLVGPDLQDVEARYVGFERAFEAR
- a CDS encoding alkene reductase, translated to MHDTLFQPIELGAIHAKNRILMAPLTRGRSTQPGSIPNEMMVEYYRQRAGAGLIISEATGISVEGAGWPAAPGIWSDEQVEGWKPVTQAVHDAGGTIVLQLWHMGRLVHPDFLGGNPPVSASATKAPGHAHTFKGRQEHAQARELSVEEIARVVGDYRKAAENAKAAGFDGVQLHGANGYLVDQFLRDSTNLRTDEYGGPAENRARFLREVLTALVEVWGADRVSVRLSPNGETQGCDDSDPATTFAAAARVCEDLDLGFVELRQPGPDGTFGQTDVPQQDGVIRQIYTGPLVLNSDYSAEEAVADIESGRCDAVSFGRPYISNPDLAERIRVGAEWAPNVDVPRSWYLPGPQGYIDYPTMDEERAAAE
- a CDS encoding DMT family transporter, whose protein sequence is MASSTEAVDKISYTGGAWHLAALLAGNVALALGPWLVRLTDTGPVAAGFWRMLLPLPLFALLAWRERGTSKATPRTVVVLLAAGAFFAADLACWHIGIEQTRLGNATLFGNAGSILMMVWGLFALRRAPARMEWIAFAAAIGGAAILMGRSLEISTSTLVGDLFCLAAGVFYVFYLVPAQAARATLGQWSVLTLVSAAAAPALLGIALALGEPIWPGPAGWTPVFALALSSQIVGQGLLVYSMKHFPPLVVGMALLTQPAIAAAVGWLAFGEVLAGADILGMALVSAALVLARTRAPVGPRVRAP